From Pectinophora gossypiella chromosome 16, ilPecGoss1.1, whole genome shotgun sequence, one genomic window encodes:
- the LOC126373575 gene encoding chitinase domain-containing protein 1: MKCVKTVLQVILLMNVCFATLSPPSDKKGQKGVKPQDGPRKNNVLERKLVVEAPFVKDILKYHATYHQDVNTRNFKNSVLGYVTPWNSKGYDVAKIWAPKFNYISPVWLQIKRQTPNIYIITGLHDVDHAWMKTVRQKGSGSNTKILPRMLFENWQASDLKAFFTEPTSHSEQKALIDEVKKACKQWKFDGIVLELFSQIGKYADRSVKFIQQFGMEMNEEDLSLILVYPPFRGYPTDEFFIQAFNDIYPYVEAVSVMTYDFSSPQKPGPNAPLYWMRLCVEKLIDNDESPSKRSKILLGLNFYGNSYTTNGGGPIVGTEYIELLKNAKTNQAVSYNNNTAENYLEVRTSQGSKKIFYPTLYSIQKRLDLAREFGTGIAIWEIGQGLDYFYDLF; this comes from the exons ATGAAATGTGTAAAAACAGTACTTCAAGTAATATTATTGATGAACGTTTGTTTTGCGACTTTATCACCTCCTTCAGACAAGAAAGGGCAGAAAGGAGTGAAACCACAGGACGGGCCGAGGAAGAATAACGTTTTGGAGAGAAAACTGGTGGTGGAAGCACCCTTTGTCAAGGATATTCTAAAGTATCATGCTACATACCACCAGGACGTGAATACtaggaattttaaaaactctGTATTGGGCTATGTTACACCG TGGAACAGTAAAGGCTATGATGTGGCCAAGATATGGGCTCCGAAGTTCAACTACATCTCACCAGTGTGGCTGCAGATCAAACGGCAGACCCCCAATATCTACATTATAACTGGTCTGCACGATGTTGACCATGCCTGGATGAAGACAGTCAGGCAGAAGGGCTCTGGTAGTAATACTAAGA TTTTGCCTAGAATGCTATTTGAGAACTGGCAAGCGTCAGACCTTAAAGCATTTTTTACGGAGCCAACATCACACTCTGAACAGAAAGCTCTCATTGACGAGGTGAAGAAAGCATGCAAACAGTGGAAGTTTGACGGAATTGTGTTAGAGCTGTTCTCTCAGATCGGGAAGTATGCCGATCGTTCCGTCAAGTTCATACAACAGTTTG gtATGGAAATGAATGAAGAGGATTTGAGTTTAATTCTAGTCTACCCACCATTTCGGGGTTATCCTACTGATGAGTTTTTCATTCAAGCATTTAATGATATCTATCCATATGTGGAGGCGGTATCTGTCATGACTTATGATTTCTCTAGTCCACAGAAACCTG GTCCAAATGCTCCATTGTACTGGATGAGGCTTTGCGTAGAAAAACTTATAGATAATGACGAGAGTCCTTCGAAACGATCAAAGATATTATTAGGACTGAACTTCTATGGGAACTCTTACACCACTAATGGTGGTGGACCTATTGTTGGCACAGAGTATATTGAACTACTGAAGAATGCAAAGACTAACCAGGCTGtctcatataataataacactGCAGAGAACTATTTGGAAGTTAG AACTTCACAAGGTTCAAAGAAGATATTCTATCCGACTCTCTACTCGATACAGAAGAGACTGGATCTAGCGCGGGAGTTCGGAACTGGGATAGCCATCTGGGAGATAGGCCAGGGTTTGGATTACTTCTACGACTTATTTTGA
- the LOC126373715 gene encoding chitin deacetylase 1 has product MGVVQGKRVKRGVTNVKCQENGRFYRNPNRNEEKMWTTEECSKYYLCVDGDVFEFRCSQALLFDVNRQLCDKQHNVHNCDLTAETLVPKPLLEKAPCANETHLGCASGDCLPAEYFCDGSIDCDDSSDEGWCDVHYDPNTADKCDPGLCSLPECYCTKNGTDIPGSLVPSQTPQMITLSFNGAVNHENWDAYSKHLFNSERRNPNGCPIKATFFVSHSYTNYRHVQKLWNDGHEIAVNSITHRGPEEWWSRNATIEDWFDEMVGQANIINRFAEVRMEDFRGLRVPYLSVGWNRQFLMMQEFGFVYDATVVAPRNDPPFWPYTLDYKMPHKCNGNNQYCPTRSYAGIWEMVINPLVHGVHTCATLDFCPSTLSGDDVYNILMNNFKRHYLKNRAPFGIHLGATWLKNYEYLAAYKRFVDELLRLPDVYFVTYREVIDWIKRPTPVVQLKKFQPWQCKNRNFDECEIACVKPKTCKLSSKVLEHDRYMITCGTCPKSYPWIRNEFGFD; this is encoded by the exons ATGG GTGTAGTGCAAGGAAAACGTGTGAAACGAGGCGTGACCAATGTGAAGTGCCAAGAAAATGGAAGGTTCTACAG GAATCCAAACCGCAACGAGGAGAAGATGTGGACGACTGAGGAATGCAGCAAGTACTACCTGTGTGTCGACGGGGACGTCTTCGAGTTCCGCTGTTCGCAGGCGCTGCTGTTCGACGTCAACCGGCAGCTGTGCGACAAACAACACAACGTGCACAACTGCGACTTGACTGCCG AGACCCTGGTACCAAAGCCACTGCTAGAAAAGGCTCCGTGCGCCAATGAGACGCACTTGGGCTGCGCGAGCGGCGACTGCCTCCCTGCAGAGTACTTCTGCGACGGTTCCATAGACTGCGACGACTCTTCTGACGAG GGTTGGTGCGATGTACACTATGACCCCAACACAGCGGACAAGTGTGACCCGGGCCTGTGCTCGCTGCCTGAATGTTACTGTACCAAGAACGGCACCGACATCCCTGGAAGCTTGGTGCCTAGTCAG ACGCCTCAAATGATAACCTTGAGTTTCAACGGCGCCGTGAACCATGAAAACTGGGACGCGTACAGCAAGCACCTCTTCAACTCTGAGAGGAGGAACCCCAACGGATGCCCCATCAAGGCTACCTTCTTCGTCTCCCATTCCTACACCAACTACAGACATGTGCAGAAGCTGTGGAATGATGGACACGAAATTGCAGTTAATTCTATTAC CCATCGTGGTCCAGAGGAATGGTGGTCTAGAAACGCAACCATCGAAGACTGGTTCGATGAAATGGTCGGCCAGGCGAATATCATCAACAGGTTTGCTGAAGTACGCATGGAAGATTTCAG AGGTCTACGAGTGCCATATCTGTCAGTGGGATGGAACCGCCAGTTCCTGATGATGCAAGAGTTCGGATTCGTGTACGACGCAACAGTGGTGGCTCCACGAAACGACCCGCCATTCTGGCCTTACACCCTCGACTATAAAATGCCTCATAAATGCAATG GTAACAACCAATACTGCCCGACCCGAAGCTACGCTGGTATCTGGGAGATGGTCATCAACCCGTTAGTCCACGGCGTCCACACATGTGCCACCCTGGACTTCTGTCCATCCACACTGAGCGGCGACGATGTCTACAACATACTGATGAACAACTTTAAGAGGCACTACCTGAAGAACCGAGCGCCGTTCGGGATCCACTTAGGAGCAACTTGGCTCAAGAACTATGAATACTTAGCTGCTTATAAG AGATTCGTAGACGAGTTGTTGCGACTACCAGACGTTTATTTCGTCACATACCGAGAAGTCATAGACTGGATCAAGAGACCGACGCCAGTGGTACAACTGAAGAAATTCCAGCCATGGCAATGCAAGAACCGCAACTTTGACGAGTGTGAAATAGCTTGCGTCAAGCCTAAAACCTGCAAACTATCGTCGAAAGTTCTAGAACACGACAGATATATGATCACCTGTGGAACATGTCCAAAGAGCTATCCTTGGATAAGAAATGAATTTGGTTTCGACTGA
- the LOC126373597 gene encoding U6 snRNA-associated Sm-like protein LSm7, with amino-acid sequence MATKEGGDKNKSSQGAGDSKEKRRKESILDLSKYLEKSIRVKFAGGREAAGILKGYDPLLNLVLDNTTEYLRDPDDPYKLLEDTRALGLVVCRGTSVVLICPMDGMEAIPNPFITQEG; translated from the exons ATGGCCACTAAAGAAGGAGGGGACAAAAATAAG TCCAGCCAAGGCGCGGGAGATAGCAAAGAAAAACGAAGGAAGGAATCTATTCTAGACCTTAGCAAATACCTGGAGAAGAGCATTCGTGTGAAATTCGCCGGCGGAAGGGAAGCAGCAGGCATCTTAAAGGGCTACGATCCTTTACTGAATCTTGTACTGGATAACACTACAGAGTACTTGAGAG ATCCAGATGACCCCTACAAGTTACTAGAGGACACAAGAGCTTTAGGTCTAGTAGTGTGCCGAGGAACCTCAGTCGTGCTCATCTGCCCAATGGATGGTATGGAAGCCATCCCCAACCCTTTCATCACCCAGGAAGGCTAG